In the Prionailurus viverrinus isolate Anna chromosome A3, UM_Priviv_1.0, whole genome shotgun sequence genome, GGATCCGTGGTTCTGAAATGTTTGCTGAGATGGATTTGAGGGCCTTAAAGCCTTACCAGATTCTGATCAAAGAAGTTGGGCTGAGGCATTGTGTGGACCCTGCTCTCATTGCAGCCATCATCTCCAGAGAAAGCCATGGTGGAGCAGTCCTGCAAGATGGCTGGGACCACAGAGGACTTAGATTTGGCTTGATGCAGGTACCTGGCAAGGAAATTTTCAGTCAGTCCCACTTCATCCTTCCTTTTGGAAGCTCAATCCAATCTGGATACTCATTTGCAGTACTTCCAGTCTTCAAAACACCCTGGTACTTCAGCATCATTTGCACTTCTGTATTTCTCTAACTTATCTTTGGTTATTTCATTCAAGATTTATCAGTTATTGGCTGtcttcagaaaaagcatttaatgagttttataattatagtttgcaactaataaaatgtaatacacTTAATTGAGAAAATCTTATAAAGGGTACTATTAAAGGTGCCCATTTGGGGTTCATAAAATAGTAAATTTCATCCACGTAGATCAAAACACTATAATTAAGCTCTATTTGAAGGaacttgtttttttaagcaaattGGAGAAGACAATCCAAATTATTTGGATGTTTGCTTCcagtcttcattttaaattgTCTGTAGAAACCCAGACTTTAGCTGTCCCAGttagaaacaaatttttatttttgactgcAAGTATCTAGACATTGAGTGctaattatttgttttgaaacaactttttcatatattcatttctaTTTGAGAGCTTAACTAAAACTATGCCACATTCACATCTCCTAAATCATACTTTGTTTCTCCGACTCTCTTTTCGTGAGAAAAAGGACTATAGAATTGATTCTGTGGAGATAAAGTAAGGGGGCCGAGGCCACTGTCTGTGTACTTGAATACaaggaagagaaatcaggaaTAGCAGAAAAATGCATTGTTTCATCTAGATGCTGACATTATTATCTGATTTTTCTAGCTTGATAAAAAAATTCATCACCCTGTTGGTACCTGGGACAGCAAAGAACACCTATTGCAGGCTGTTGGGATTCTAACAGACAAAATAAAGGCAATCCAGAAAAAGTTCCCCACGTGGAGTGTGGCTCAACACCTCAAAGGTAGGCCATATTTGTGGAGCTTTGTTAAAAAGTTCAGTGAGTGAGACCCCTGAAGACCAGATGTGCCCTGGGCCTCCCTGAGGGCATTCTCATGGGGTCAACAGTGGACATAGGAGGAGCTGCCGGATGACTGTACTAGTTTTCTCCAAACCACTGAGTTACTTTGAGTGGTCTTCCTTCCCaacttccatttcctcttctgccAGACGTTGGCATTCTCATTACCTCTCTCCTTGGTTACTGAGCCACTGAGTGATGTCTTGAGTATTAATGCCATAGTTTAAAAGAATATGTTTACCTCCCtctgatagttttttttcttgatgaaagaAACTGTTAACCTCTTTATGAATTGTTTGAACGAATTTTTACTCTGTGA is a window encoding:
- the LYG2 gene encoding lysozyme g-like protein 2, producing the protein MLSSILFWGLVALIGTSRGSYPFTQSMSPHLHPRLYHGCYGDIMTMETSGASCDITRLINCGIRGSEMFAEMDLRALKPYQILIKEVGLRHCVDPALIAAIISRESHGGAVLQDGWDHRGLRFGLMQLDKKIHHPVGTWDSKEHLLQAVGILTDKIKAIQKKFPTWSVAQHLKGGLSAFKSGIDAIATPVDIDNDLVNDLLARAKFYKRHGF